Proteins from a genomic interval of Chanodichthys erythropterus isolate Z2021 chromosome 8, ASM2448905v1, whole genome shotgun sequence:
- the kcna1b gene encoding potassium voltage-gated channel subfamily A member 1, which translates to MTVVVAGDNIDETSSTLQGQPQDSQYSPECCERVVINISGLRFETQLKTLAQFPDTLLGNPKKRMRYFDPLRNEYFFDRNRPSFDAILYYYQSGGRLRRPVNVPLDMFSEEIKFYELGEEAMEKFREDEGFIREEERPLPENEFQRQIWLLFEHPESSGPARGIAIVSVMVILISIVIFCLETLPELKEDPHGRLQVIGNSTFYYKPNIFTDPFFVVETLCIIWFSFELIVRFFACPSKPAFFKNMMNTIDIVSIIPYFITLGTELAEDPEDGKELKGGGEQATSLAILRVIRLVRVFRIFKLSRHSKGLQILGQTLKASMRELGLLIFFLFIGVILFSSAVYFAEAEEKDSFFTSIPDAFWWAVVSMTTVGYGDMYPVTIGGKIVGSLCAIAGVLTIALPVPVIVSNFNYFYHRETEGDEQAQLLTVSNPNIASDSNSSRRSSSVVSKSEYMEIDDDLNNSIDNFREANLRTGNCTVANQNCVNKGKRLTDV; encoded by the coding sequence ATGACTGTGGTGGTTGCTGGAGATAACATAGACGAGACGTCCTCCACTCTGCAGGGGCAACCGCAGGACTCGCAGTATTCCCCCGAGTGCTGCGAGCGGGTGGTCATCAACATCTCAGGGCTGCGCTTTGAGACACAACTCAAGACGCTTGCCCAGTTCCCCGACACCCTACTAGGCAACCCCAAAAAAAGGATGCGCTACTTTGACCCTTTAAGGAACGAGTACTTCTTTGACAGAAACCGTCCCAGCTTTGATGCAATCCTCTACTACTATCAGTCAGGGGGAAGGTTAAGAAGACCCGTCAATGTACCCTTGGATATGTTCTCGGAGGAAATTAAGTTTTATGAGCTTGGAGAAGAAGCCATGGAAAAATTTCGAGAGGATGAGGGCTTTATTCGTGAGGAAGAGCGCCCCCTGCCGGAGAATGAGTTTCAGAGACAGATTTGGCTGCTTTTTGAGCATCCCGAGAGCTCAGGCCCTGCCAGAGGGATCGCGATTGTCTCCGTCATGGTTATTCTCATTTCTATCGTCATATTTTGTTTGGAGACTTTACCAGAGTTGAAAGAGGATCCACATGGACGGCTCCAGGTAATAGGCAACAGCACGTTCTACTACAAACCAAATATTTTCACCGACCCCTTCTTTGTTGTGGAGACACTCTGCATCATCTGGTTTTCTTTTGAGTTGATAGTCCGTTTTTTCGCTTGCCCGAGCAAACCTGCCTTCTTCAAAAACATGATGAACACGATCGACATAGTGTCCATCATTCCATATTTCATAACGCTCGGAACGGAGTTGGCAGAGGACCCCGAGGATGGAAAGGAGCTGAAGGGTGGAGGAGAGCAGGCCACGTCTCTTGCCATTCTCAGGGTTATCCGCTTGGTTCGGGTGTTTCGGATATTTAAGCTGTCCAGACACTCCAAGGGGCTTCAGATCTTGGGCCAGACTTTGAAAGCCAGCATGCGTGAGCTAGGACTTctcatcttttttctttttatcggCGTCATCTTGTTTTCCAGCGCGGTGTATTTTGCCGAGGCCGAAGAGAAGGATTCCTTCTTCACAAGTATCCCAGACGCCTTCTGGTGGGCGGTGGTTTCGATGACAACCGTAGGGTATGGAGACATGTACCCTGTTACGATCGGGGGCAAGATAGTAGGCTCTCTATGTGCCATTGCTGGAGTGCTAACGATCGCGCTTCCAGTGCCTGTGATTGTGTCCAACTTTAACTATTTCTATCACAGAGAAACCGAAGGTGATGAACAGGCACAGCTCCTCACAGTGAGCAACCCGAACATCGCGTCCGACTCCAACTCCAGTCGTCGCAGCTCGTCGGTCGTCAGCAAGTCCGAATACATGGAGATTGACGATGACCTCAATAACAGCATTGATAACTTTCGAGAGGCGAACCTGCGAACTGGAAACTGCACAGTTGCGAATCAGAACTGTGTAAATAAAGGGAAGCGTCTCACAGATGTATAG